The Chroicocephalus ridibundus chromosome 8, bChrRid1.1, whole genome shotgun sequence genome includes the window CAGGAGACACAACACCCTTACCGGGATAATTAATTTAGCCTCTAAGTTCCTTCCCGAAGCCCTTGTACAAATGGCTTGCTGACAACACCTACATTAAAATCAACACTTAATTAACATTCCACAGAGGAGAGTTTAAATGACTGACACATGTTACAAGcagttctcaaaagaaaaaaaaaatacttttgtttataaaaattgCATCTAACCACAAACATTGAGCAACCAGTAAACACTCCGGGCTTTTAAAAACCTCACTGACAGACAGAAAAGTTTGGGAGCAGCTGTTGGCAGATCTGTCATCCTGCCTCATGAGCACAGAAATAAACTCACAGCTTAGGATAATTTCGTCATCCACAACCCCCAGCAATGCAATCCCCGGCAGCCCAGAAAGCAGATTTCTGTACTTTGATTTTTGCGCTGTTCTGAAACACTCTTTCGGGAGCTATTCCAGCCCGGCTCTGAGCAATGGGCTGCCACTCTGACTCATGTTTTCCATGTTGGTGACAGCAATGGTCATTCCATGTCACACCTGCACCCAAAGCGCCAAACACATCCTggtaacacacacaaaaaaaatccttttcataaCAGCAACAAAGGCAGGGACAAAATCTTGAGAGCTGAGCAATCACTATTTGCTATTATAAACTACGAAGCCACATTTCAGGACTGTGTGTCAGCAAAGAGGTGCTTGCTTTTGTGATGGTCCTCACCCCGAGCAGAAGTTTCCTTTGCATCTGAAATGCAATTCCAACACCGCAGTCCGCTGAGTTTCATGGACCTTTTTTCCTGCACTGAGGCTGGTTATGAATAAGTCTCGGCCGGTCTGCACCCccctctgcagcctctgcccttccccacaaCACCCAGCGGGCGCTCCCTCGCCAGCACAGCCCAAGGTGCCGGCAGTCCAATTTCTGACCTACCAATCTCATCGACAGCGCATCGTCTCTTCCTTAGggtccacaagaaaaaaaacccaccccatatCAAAGCAGCCATTTGAAAAAACCAGAATTCTAGCTAGAAATGTCATAAGATTTTTGGCAGGAGATGAGAGAAAACGCACAAGGGACTCCAGGAACGCTCTTATCAAATCACATGTGACTCATGTGTTTGTTCTCCACTTTGACGGGCTAAGACCTAAACAAGAAGGAAGCCTCCTGACCAAATAACTAGTATGAGCCAAGCAGTAAGTGCCCAGCAGATGTTTTAAACATTAACTCTCAAGTGAGGCTGGATACAAAGAGACAGACAAATCTACCAGCCTTCCACAAATATATCCCACAAGCAGAAAATCATGGCAGCTGCACAGGTAATTAGACAGAGACCCACCCTGCACACCCATTCCCCTCTGAAATTCCTGCTTAAGAGAAGTCATTTTTATGATACACCTCGATACCGATTAGCAAACAGATTCTCAATTTACCTCTGGAGTCCGATCAGCTTCCACTTCTGGAAATCCACAACGTGCAGAGGGGAAGTGACCCAGTGCTTCACGGGCTTGGCGTAAATGCCGCAGTTCGGCACGAAAATGGAGAGCGCCGTCACAAGCTTTTTGACTATGGcttcctcttcccccagcacGATGAGGGTCCTGCCGCTGAGCAGGGAGTAGATGGCGGGGTGAGCGAAGGGGTACTGCCTGATGAACCGCAGCGCGTTCTGGCCAGCcttttttttgtgcctttcgcTCGCCTGACAGGCGAGGTGAGCAGGAGAAGGGGTCCTGTCAGAGCACGTGGAGGCGGCGCTGCTGATATAGCTCGTGGAGTCCGAGCACTCGTCCAGACTGCTCTTACTGACCTCCCTGCTGCCTGTCAGGTAGCGCGAGTCAAGCTCGTAGGGAAGGAGCCCCCCCGAGATGCCGTCATGGGAGGGGAAGCTCCCGAAGCTGCCACGCAGCCCCGGCTCGACCTGCCGGTACGGCTGCGGGGGAATCCTGACCACCCCATCCTCATTGCAGGGTTTCTGTCCCAGGTCAGGCAGAGGCTCAAGGAAGTTGGGACTCTCCTTCCCGATACAACAGGCAGAATCAACTTGCACTAAGTTTTCCCGTTTTGAAATGTCTTCCTGCTCGTCGGCGTTGTCCGGATTTAGTTTGGGGGTGAAATGAAGGCCTCCCTCTTCATCATCCACGTAAGGTTCCTCGTTAATGGCACTTGGGTAGCTTGCTTTGAAATCTTCCGGGATGAGCGACTCGGAGGGACATGTGCTGAGAACCTCGATGCTGTCCTCGCTGACGGTCCGCCGGCTGCCCACCTTGCTCCTGCCCACCTGGGGACTGGGGCTGACAGGTAGGCTGGCCTGGCTCTCCGATTTTGTCAAGCCAGATGCAGACTTCTCTGTTCCAAGAACCTCGATGCTCTCACCACTACTGATGCTGCCTTTAATATCTGCATCGAGATAGTCCAGGTTCTCCTGGTGTTCAAACGTGATGGACTCAGTCATTTTGGGTTCTTCGGAGTCCTCGATTTCCTGTTCCATCTTGATGGGCACACACTCCACGCTGGACTTGTAGGATCCCAGGCTGATGACCACTTTAGGAGCAGGAGACTCTTCTGAGCACTTTCTATCGACGGCATCTTGACTGAGCCCCTGGCAGCCTCTGTACTGTTTTTCAGGTGGTTTTTCATCCAGAAAAGACACATCCTCAAAGAGGAAGTTAGTTACGCTTTGTTGCTTTAAGAGCGCCCTGCTGATCTGGTCTGTCAGGAGGTAGCACACATCACCTCTGAAAGTCCTCTCGATCTGATGCAACTGGTCAAGGGTTtgggtgaaaaaataaatatcgCAGAGCTCCTCCAGCGTCTTCAGCTTCTTGTCAAAGCATTTGGCAGACTTTGCTTTGATGAGCTTGGGTGTATAGGATGGCACATGGGCATAAAGTTGCGTTTCACCAGGCTCAGCAAGGTCAGAGGTAGTCAGGTCCTGGTCGCAGCCTGTGTTGGCCTGATCCAGCGCACCCTCTGGCTCATAGGGGTGGAAGTCGGACCTCTTCAGCTTCCTATAGGGATATGACCTGATTTGTTTCAGCAGATCTTGGTGCTCGATGATAGACTTTTCCACACTGGCCAGCTCATTGGCCTTCTCGATGGCTTGGGTTGTGTAATAACCTTTGTcgtttgctttcttctgtatcTCAGTTTCGTTGTGCAGGACAGTCCTGGTGTAGTCAagatctttcagtttcttttccagttcattaGCAAAAGCCTTCCTGTTCCCCGTCTTTAGGCATTCGGAGGCTTTGGAGAACTCTGCAGAGAGTTCCTGAAACTGCTGCATGATTTTGTGCTCGTCGGCAGAAATGTAGGCCATGCAGAAGGGCCTCACGAAACCCCTGGCTTCGAGGTCATAGAGAGTCAAATGGTGCACGTACGCGAAGGCCCCTTCCTTCGAGTCCCCCAGCACCACTTTGGAGTCCTCCACAAAGTTCAGCTTTGGGTAGGCGGAGCCGGGAGGGTGCCCCACGAAGGAAGCCTGGTAATCCACAGACATGATCCGAAGGGAGAAATAATTGAGATCGAAAGTGCCCGACACTTTGGCGTCATCGGGGATGGTCAGGAGGGGCTGGGGCCCCACTTGCTCCGAGAACTCAGAGATGAGGATGAAGTCCCGGGTGAACTTGGAGCTGGCGACCTTGGCCCAGGGGTTGGCGCCGTGGCTGGCGAAGGGGAAGAGCGGCACCGAGTACTCCTCGGGCAGGGGGGGCTCGCTGCACAGCTcatcctccagctcctcctccctgGTGAAGGCCACCACATCAGGGGCGCTGATCATATTTCCCGCAGGAGGGGACCGACATGGAGCAGCGAGGCCCCTCCggtcccccccgccaccgccaccgtCAGGCCCTGCGGGAGGCCCCGCCgcgaccccggccccggccccccccccgcccgcagccgggcccccgccgcagccccttctcccgccgccgccgccgcctcacgccTCCACCATGGCCGGgagccgccgggccccgctcAGCCGCCTCCCTCACGGACGCCGCAGCCCCGCAGCCATCTTGGGGTCACATGACGCCGCGACCTTTCACCCCGCCACCCGGAAGCGGGGCCACCACCTCCCCCGCACCCTTTgcgactgttttttttttttttttttaaccgtcgCCGTCCCGTTCCGTTACTTAACCCGGGATGGACCCAGCGGCGGGGGGAAGCAGCAAACCAACCCGGGACCGCGGGGGAAAACTGCTGAGGTGCGCCGCGGGGTATCTTGGGAGCTGTAGTTCTCTCCCGCCACTGCGGCGCTTTACGGCAGGACATGACGGTGCGGGAAAGCgcgccgcgtccccccccccgctttgcGACAGAGCGAGCGCGGGAGTGAGGGCGGTGGGTGAGGAGAGCCCGACCGGGGGGACACCGAGGGGGGTCGGGGAGAGCCACGGGGGTGGTGATGGGGGCCTCATCTGCCCCGGCCTGAGGGTGGGCcttggcagggcaggagggggcaggagggggccgggggcccTGCCTGGGTTTCTGGTGGGGGGAGAagccttctgcagctctgagggGGCAGCCGGGCAGAGGGTGCCCTGGGCCCTCCCGGGGTCGCCGGTTCAAGGCTGAGCAGGGACGTTCCCCCGTGGCAGGGACGTTCAGCAATCGCTCTCCGTCCCCAGCAGGATCCGGCCACAGGGCAAGGACGCAGCAGCATGCCCTGACCCCCCCGGGAGCTGTCGCCGTCTCTTGTAATGAACTTTCAAGCGAAGCTCTTCGCTAGCTGCAGGGTCAGGATGCTGCCCCCGCCCTGGCGTCTCTTCTCCCGGGCTGCGGAGGATATGGCACTGCAGAGGATCCGGAAAGTCCTGTGCGTGGCCGAGAAGAACGATGCTGCCCGAGGGATTGCAGATCTGCTCTCCAACAGCAGAATGCGACGGGTAGGAATGTGCCACATTTCCTTACCGCTTGCTGACAGGCATACAGGTCTGGCTTAGCTGTCTGGAGAGGGTTAGCTCACCAGGGCCACCGTGCAGTGCAGTCCTGTTCTCGGCTGTAGGCTGTGTCTCGTGTGGTAGCCCCGGCCTACTCTGCCCATTTGTCATAGGGCAGTTTGCATCAGCATGTGCGACACCTTGCACTGTTTTTCTCTCTGGCCACTTCTGACTGCATAAGGGTACAAGAATGGCTTTCTTTTGTGGACAAACACCGCTTCCCCCAAGGCGTTTGGGAGTCTTGGACCCCTTTTCCTTGTGACTTAACTGCTGTTGGAATTAAGCTCCCCAGCTGCGCTCCCTCTGCCCGGACTGCCTTCTCGGGGCACTAAGCTCCGCAGCGAGGGCTCCCTGTCTCTTTCCTAGCTTTGCAGTGTATGCAAAAGGCTTCAGGAAGGGAAACCATCTGTTAGCATGTATTTCCCAGTCAAAAAGCGACGCTTCTGCAGCATCAGCAAGTGTCGGGGGTTTACTGAAGTTCACATAATAAAGCAAAGATGGTCTGCGGTTTGGAGAAGAGGAGTTCAAAgatctctcctctctgctgctttgttttgtgaCCTTTAATGGTTTGCATAATTACTTGGTATTTCCAAGCTAAGGAACTAGAATGTTCTTCTAGAGCAGAATTACATTTGAATGAAAGGGGTTATTGAGAACCTGAGCACTGACAGTCCCAATCAAGGAAGATATTGTCCTTCtgtagaaaaagcagcaaatacccAATCTAGAAACTTCTATGAGTCTCAGTTGGGTGGAGGGCAGTCTTGGTGACCCGCAACTGACACACTAATTGTCGTTTGGAGCGGGACAGTTGTTTGTCAGGAATATAATTAGCCAGCCCCATTAAACAAATCTGTTCTTCACTGTTGTCACTGTCCATGAGGAGATAACCCTGGCATCCCCTTCAGTTTAAAATCCTCTTACGTTTGAAAGCACCATTTCAGCATCTTCATAAATGATACAGACAATTTCCATTCACCCCACCTTGCCTTTGTGTTTTGGCTACAGTACCTGGTTTTCACTTGCCCCGTGCTTCTCTGTGCTTTGCCATAACAGCGTGTATAAAGCGAGGTGGAACGCGTTGGGTTTCCGTTAGGAGCCAGAAACTCAGcaactttccttttccttctagcG containing:
- the SMCR8 gene encoding guanine nucleotide exchange protein SMCR8, encoding MISAPDVVAFTREEELEDELCSEPPLPEEYSVPLFPFASHGANPWAKVASSKFTRDFILISEFSEQVGPQPLLTIPDDAKVSGTFDLNYFSLRIMSVDYQASFVGHPPGSAYPKLNFVEDSKVVLGDSKEGAFAYVHHLTLYDLEARGFVRPFCMAYISADEHKIMQQFQELSAEFSKASECLKTGNRKAFANELEKKLKDLDYTRTVLHNETEIQKKANDKGYYTTQAIEKANELASVEKSIIEHQDLLKQIRSYPYRKLKRSDFHPYEPEGALDQANTGCDQDLTTSDLAEPGETQLYAHVPSYTPKLIKAKSAKCFDKKLKTLEELCDIYFFTQTLDQLHQIERTFRGDVCYLLTDQISRALLKQQSVTNFLFEDVSFLDEKPPEKQYRGCQGLSQDAVDRKCSEESPAPKVVISLGSYKSSVECVPIKMEQEIEDSEEPKMTESITFEHQENLDYLDADIKGSISSGESIEVLGTEKSASGLTKSESQASLPVSPSPQVGRSKVGSRRTVSEDSIEVLSTCPSESLIPEDFKASYPSAINEEPYVDDEEGGLHFTPKLNPDNADEQEDISKRENLVQVDSACCIGKESPNFLEPLPDLGQKPCNEDGVVRIPPQPYRQVEPGLRGSFGSFPSHDGISGGLLPYELDSRYLTGSREVSKSSLDECSDSTSYISSAASTCSDRTPSPAHLACQASERHKKKAGQNALRFIRQYPFAHPAIYSLLSGRTLIVLGEEEAIVKKLVTALSIFVPNCGIYAKPVKHWVTSPLHVVDFQKWKLIGLQRMVSPAGVNMLHTLSRYSRYVSILDADSKTLRCPLYKGTLVSRLADHRTQIKRGSTYYMHVQSILTQLCSKAFLFTFCHHLHLPISEREPEESVVNRRMNFLKLQLGLANEDIKIVQYLAELLKLQYIQEPGQGVNPLLRFDYVPSFLYKI